A single Rhinolophus ferrumequinum isolate MPI-CBG mRhiFer1 chromosome 12, mRhiFer1_v1.p, whole genome shotgun sequence DNA region contains:
- the RFK gene encoding riboflavin kinase, protein MSGRPLGGEVLRRPVTPWGCGSIGASLPPLRSSPVPTLISAASGDAETQPLSRGRASVGSAAQGACRGPSPALPASRLGRGPSTACTAAPPDRRTGPQPAPEADGVMRHLPYFCRGEVVRGFGRGSKQLGIPTANFPEQVVDNLPADISTGIYYGWASVGSGDVHKMVVSIGWNPYYKNTKKSMETHIIHTFKEDFYGETLNVAIAGYLRPEKNFDSLESLISAIQGDIEEAKKRLDLPEHLKLKEDNFFQVSKSNIMNGH, encoded by the exons ATGAGTGGCAGGCCGCTCGGCGGAGAAGTCCTGCGCAGGCCTGTGACGCCCTGGGGCTGCGGGTCCATCGGCGCTAGCCTGCCCCCTCTGCGGTCCTCGCCCGTACCCACATTGATTTCCGCTGCCTCTGGGGACGCTGAGACGCAGCCTCTGAGTCGCGGGAGAGCTTCTGTTGGGTCAGCAGCGCAAGGGGCTTGCCGCGGCCCGTCACCGGCGCTTC CTGCCTCCCGGCTGGGCCGGGGTCCGAGCACCGCCTGCACGGCGGCTCCGCCGGACCGGCGGACCGGGCCGCAGCCCGCGCCCGAAGCGGACGGCGTCATGAGGCACCTGCCTTACTTCTGTCGCGGTGAAGTGGTGCGGGGCTTTGGCCGCGGCTCGAAGCAGCTAGGCATCCCCACCG CTAACTTTCCTGAACAAGTAGTAGATAATCTTCCAGCTGATATATCCACTGGCATATATTATGGCTGGGCCAGTGTTGGAAGTGGAGATGTCCATAAGATGGTGGTGAGCATAGGATGGAACCCATACTATAAGAATACAAAGAAGTCCATG GAAACTCACATCATACATACCTTCAAAGAGGACTTCTATGGGGAAACCCTCAATGTGGCCATCGCTGGCTACCTCAGACCAGAAAAAAACTTTGATTCTCTAG AGTCACTTATTTCAGCAATTCAAGGTGATATTGAGGAAGCTAAGAAACGACTAGATTTACCAGAACATTTGAAACTCAAAGAAGACAATTTCTTCCAGGTTTCTAAGAGTAATATAATGAATGGCCACTGA